The DNA segment AGCCCAGTACAACCTCATCGTCGGGGCGCTGTCAGCCCTGAGCAGGGGCTTGCACGCACCGGAGCTGATCCTCGACTCTTATCTGCTGCGTGCCCTCGCCACCGCCGGCTGGGCACCGAGCTTCACCGATTGCGCCCGCTGTGGGACGCCCGGGCCGCACTCCGCCTTCTCGGCGCCCCTGGGTGGGGGAGTGTGCCCCGACTGCCGTCCACCGGGAGCCGCGTCGCCGTCGGCCGAGTCAATGGAACTGCTCGCCGCGCTGCTCTCCGGCAACTGGGAGACAGCCGACGCCTCCGGCCCACAGTCCCGCCGGGAGGCCGCCGGGCTGGTCGCTAGTTATCTGCAGTGGCACCTCGAACGCGTCGTCAAATCCCTCAAACTAGTGGAGCGTCAGTGAAGTCAGGACCGACAGCCAATCAGGACTGGCGAACCACCAGCCCTACCCGCCCGTGGCCACACCCCTCGGGCGAAACGGCTCCCGCCATCCCGGCGCAGTTCGTGCCTAAGCACGTGGCGATCGTGATGGACGGGAACGGCCGGTGGGCCAACCAGCGCGGTCTGCCCCGGACGGAAGGCCACCGTGCCGGGGAAGCGGCACTGCTGGATGTGATGGCTGGTGCCATCGAGATCGGCGTTAAGCACGTGTCCGTCTACGCGTTCTCCACCGAGAACTGGAAACGCTCACCGGACGAGGTGCGGTTCCTGATGGGGTTCAGCCGGGACGTCCTGCGCCGGCAGCGTGACCAGCTGGACGCTTGGGGCGTGCGGATCCGCTGGTCCGGACGGCGTCCCCGACTGTGGCAGTCGGTGGTGAAGGAACTGGAGGTGGCTGAACAGCAGACCCTCGGCAACACCACCTGCACCCTCACCATGTGTGTCAACTATGGGGGCCGTGCGGAGATCGCCGACGCTGCCCGCGCCATCGCCGAGCAGGTCCAGGCCGGCAAGCTGCGCGCGTCGGCCGTGTCGGAGAAGACCATCCAGAAGTACCTCGACGAACCCGATCTCCCCGACGTCGACCTGTTCCTGCGGACCTCCGGTGAGCAGAGGTTCTCCAACTTCATGCTGTGGCAGTCCGCCTATGCGGAGATGGTGTTCATGGACGTGCTCTGGCCCGACGTCGACCGCCGGGTGTTGTGGCGGGCGATCGGCGAGTACGCGGGCAGGGACCGACGCTTCGGTGGCGCGGTGGACCAGTCGGCTGCGGCACCGGGCTAGCCCCGGCCGACAAGCTCCTGACAGCGGAGCCACCCGTCTAGGGTCAGGTACACCTCGCGGCGGACCGGTTCCTTGGAGAGTAGGACGTCGTGCAGCGCGCCCTCATACCGGCAGACGGTCACGTTCGGTCCGAGCTGGAGGGCCCGCTGGGTCATCAGGGTCACATCCAGCACACTGTCCGAGGTGAGCATCGCCTCGCTCCAGACCGGGCTCACCGATGAGCGGGTCGAGGCCAGGACCAGGACCGGTACGTCGATGTCCAGTCCCCGGCGCACCTGGGCGTGCCCGGCCAGGACCGCCGCCACCCAGCCCGCCCTGATGGAGAAGCCGAACTCGGGACGCCACAGGGGATTGATGTCCCAGTCGCCGTCGCCGGTATTGCTGATGCTGCGCCAGTAAAACCCGATCTCCGGGAGCTTCAGCCGTGCCTTCGGTTTGAACCGGGTAATGGGATCCAGCAGTCCTTGGGTGGCGCCCCGGAAAATCGCACTACCCTGCACATCAAGCCAGGGACTGTTCAGGATCAGGCTGGCAATCCGGCCGGGATTGCGGTGGACCCATAGCGAGGCGATGAGCGCCCCCGTGGAGTGCGCCATCAGGTGCACGTGAACCGGCACCTCAGCGCCCTGCCGTTCACGGATGTGGGATGCCATCGCCCGCAACGCCGCATCGAGGTCGTCGTCATAATCGGCGAGGTCCCCGACATATCCGGGGGTCTGCCCGTCGCGTAGGCTGCGCCCGTACTTGTGAAGATCCAGCGCGTAGAAGGCGACCCCGCGCGCCGCGTAGAACTCGGCGAGGCCACGGTGGAGGAAGTAGTCGCTCCAGCCGTGCAGGTAGAGGACTGCAGTGACTGGCGGCTCCTCGGATGCCGGTTCGTTGGTGCTCCCTCGCTCGGGTCGCTGGGGCAGGCGATCCAGGAGGTGCGACCACCAGACACGGGGATGGAACCGGTTGCCTGCGGGGGGATGCGTCGCCATTGGGTTCTCGGGTGTCGGGGGAGTGTAGGACACCAGCGTCGCGACGCACGGACCCTCGTCGTCGGTGCCGAGCGGCAGGTCGGCGCAGGTGAACCCGTCGCCCAGATAGTCCGGTTTCCAGATCAGCCCCATCCGAAAACTGTAACCGCTGGCTCCGTCTCCAGGAGCAGCTCCACCGCCGGCGGGCAGGAGTTGTTGTTGGCAGCTTGTGCGTGGGAGTTTTAGAGCATGCGAATCTACCCTGCCTTTTTCCGACTGGTCTTCTCCCGCATGGACGCCGAACGGGCCCACCAGATCGGGTTCCGGCTGATTCGTGCCGCGGAACGCACACCCGCCGGCTTGGTGCTGCGTCAGCTGACAAAACCACACCCGGGACTGCAGACCTCGGCGTTCGGCATCACGTTCCCGTCCCCGTTCGGGCTGGCAGCCGGATTCGACAAGGAGGGCCACGGGATTACCGCCCTGACCAGCCTGGGATTCGGTCATGTGGAGGTAGGCACGATCACCGGCCAGGCACAGCCCGGCAACCCGACACCACGTCTGTTCCGCCTGGTCGCAGACCGAGCCGTGATCAACCGGATGGGATTCAACAACGACGGAGCAGCGGCCGTCGCCCCCCGGCTGAAGGTGGCCCGCGCAAGGCTGGAACGACGGTACGTAGCCAACCGGCCGATCATCGGAGTCAACATCGGTAAAACCAAGGCGGTCAACCTTGGGGACGCCGTCGCGGACTATCTGGTCAGCGCGAGGGAACTGGCGCCCACGGCCGACTACCTGGTGGTGAACGTCAGCTCCCCGAACACTCCGGGTCTCCGCCTCCTGCAGAACGTCGAATCCTTGCGACCGCTCCTGACAGCGGTCCGGCAGACAGCCAACGACAGTGCGGGGCGTCCGGTGCCGCTGCTCGTCAAGATAGCCCCCGACTTGGAGGACCAGGACATCGACGACGTCGCCGCCCTCGCCGTCGATCTCGGTCTGGACGGGGTCATCGCTACGAACACCACCATCACGCGCTCAGGGCTGGCCAGCGACAACGCGCTGGTGATGAAGTGCGGCGTGGGTGGACTGAGCGGTGCCCCCCTGAAGCAGCGTTCCCTCGAGGTGCTGCGTCGGCTCCGCGCCGCGGCAGGCGATGAGCTTGCCATCGTGTCGGTCGGCGGGGTGGAGACTGCCGAGGACGTCCTGGAACGCCTCGACGCTGGCGCCACCCTGGTGCAGGGTTACACGGGGTTCCTGTACGAGGGGCCCTTCTGGGCCCGGCAGATTAACCGTCGGCTGGAAGAGTTGCTCACAGCGCGTCACTAGCTGCTGGCAGCAGCCCGGTGTCCCTGAGGGAACCGGTCCTACGCCGGGTATTCGCCGCGCTTCACCAGCGGCTTCGGAAGCCGCAGGCGGCGGAGCTGCAGCCCACGGGTGACCCCGTACCAAAGGTCGCCGCGGGCGGGCTCACCAAACTTTGCGGTCAGGCGTCCCCTCAGGCTACGGCGCAGCAGGAAGCAGTCAAGCACGACGGCGATGATGATGATCCAGAAGGCGTACAACACCATTCCCTGGACCTGCATGCTGGGAACAAAACTCAGGATCACGAACACCAGCGCCGCGACCATGAGGAACTCGCCGAGATTCCAGCGGGCGTCCACAAAATCCCTGATGTAGCGGCGCGCCGGGCCCTTGTCACGCAAGGGCAGGTAACGCTCTTCACCGGTATCGAGGGCCTGGCGCATCCGGAGCCTTTCGGCTCGCTGCGCATCCCTGCCGGCCGCCTTCGCAGCCTTCCGGTCGTCGGGGACGAGCGGGCGCTTCCGTGCGGCTTCCTGAGAGCTACGGCGCGGCGTCGGCACTCCCTTGCCAACAGGGCGCTCTTCGGGCAACTGGTCTACGGGGGCCTCGGGGGCCTCTTTTTTACGTCCAAACACCCTCCTAGGATACCCGCCGCAACGCTCGCGTGCGCCCGGTCACTATGCAGCCGTCACTACTCGACGGTCACTGTGTAAGGTCGACTTACATGACTGACGAACAACACGCGTCCCCCCACGACTTTTCGGCTCAGGCCCTTCGCGCCGCCGTCGCCACCGGCTTCGAGGAGGTGGTCACCGATCTCATTGACCTCGTCGCCATCCCCGGGATCGCCTGGGAAGCTTTCGACCCGGCCGAGCTGGACCGCAGCGCCGAGGCTGTCGCTGGCCTGATTCGAGCCGCTGGCGTGAGCGACGTCCAGATTCTCCGGGTCACCACCGACGGGGTCCAGGGCGGTCCCGCCGTCGTCGCCCGCCGGCCGGCCGCACCCGGAAAGCCGACTGTGCTTCTCTACGCCCACCACGATGTGCAGCCGCCGGGCGACCGCGCGCTGTGGGAGAGCGAACCGTTCACCGCCGTCGAACGCGGCGGCCGGCTATACGGCAGGGGAGCGGCCGACGACAAAGCGGGCATCATGGCTCACCTGGGCGCCCTCCGCGCGCTGGATGAGGTGCTCGGGGAGGACTTCGGCGTCGGCGTGACCCTCTTCATCGAGGGTGAGGAGGAGGCCGGTTCGCCGACTTTCAGGACGTTCCTCGACACCCACCGGGACCTGCTGCAGGCTGACGTGATCGTGGTCGCCGATTCCAGCAACTGGAAGGTCGGCGTTCCCGCCCTGACCACGAGTCTGCGCGGTCTGGTCGACGGCACCGTCGAGGTGCAGGTCCTTGAACATGCCGTTCACTCGGGCATGTTCGGGGGACCGGTACTGGACGCACCGACACTGCTCGCCCGGCTGATCGCCACATTCCATGACGAGGCCGGCGACGTCGTCATTGCCGGGCTCGCCGGCGGCGACCACGCTACCGTCGACTACCCGGAGGTCGACTACCGCGCGGACGCCTCGGTGCTCGACGGCGTCCGCCTCGCTGGTACCGGGTCCATCGCCTCACGACTCTGGACCAAGCCGGCACTGTCCATCATTGGCCTGGATGCTCCGAGCGTCGCCCTGTCCTTTAACACCCTCCTCCCGCGGGCCCGCGCCAAGTTCAGTCTGCGCCTGGCGCCTGGCCAGGATCCGGCGTCGGCAATGGCGGCGGTCAAGGACCATGTGGTGCGTCACGCGCCTTTCGGTGCAACGGTCACGTTCACCGAGGGGGAAACCGGTAGCGCCTTCGCCTCCGATACCGCGGCGCCAGCCGCGCAGACCGCACTGTGGGCGCTCCAGGAAGCGTGGGGCGTCCCGGCCGTTGAAGCAGGAATGGGAGGTTCGATTCCGTTTATCGCCGACCTGACCGAGGTGTACCCAACCGCACAGATCCTGATCACCGGGGTGGAGGATCCCGATTCACGCGCGCACAGCGCCAACGAGTCGCTGCACCTCGCGGAGTTCCAGAAGGCGGTGCTCGCCGAGGCGTTGATGCTCTCCCGCATCAACGCCGAGGGTCTCTGACCAACCCGGCCGGGGACGCCGCCCGCGACCAGCCGGTCCCGGGGTTGGTCGCGGACGGGACTGCCGACGTACCATGGGTTAGGACACAAAACCGCTACGCGTGTCCACAGCGAGGAGAAACCAGTTATGAGTACTTCCACCAGCGAAACCACCACCGGAACCACCGAGGCCGAGTTGGCCGCCCATGAGGTGATGCTCTCCGATGTTGCAGCCGACAAGGTACGCAGCCTCCTGGAGCAGGAAGGCCGCACCGACCTGCGGCTCCGCGTTGCCGTGCAGCCCGGCGGTTGTTCAGGCCTGATCTACCAGCTGTACTTCGACGAGCGCACCCTCGACGGCGACGCCGTCCGGGAGTTCGACGGCGTAGAAGTCATTGTCGACCGGATGAGCGTCCCTTACCTGGCGGGCGCCTCGATCGACTTCGAGGACACGATCTCCAAGCAGGGGTTCACCATCGACAACCCCAACGCCGGCGGCTCGTGCGCCTGCGGCGATTCGTTCCACTAGCACGTGTTTGCTGCCCAAACAAGCACCATTGATGACCTGCCAAAAGTTCCGCGGCAGGCCGTCTTGGTGTCATCCGATGGCGGCGGTTACGGGTAAGCTCTACAGTAAGTAGTAAAACTAAATGT comes from the Arthrobacter sp. CAN_C5 genome and includes:
- a CDS encoding DUF3043 domain-containing protein gives rise to the protein MFGRKKEAPEAPVDQLPEERPVGKGVPTPRRSSQEAARKRPLVPDDRKAAKAAGRDAQRAERLRMRQALDTGEERYLPLRDKGPARRYIRDFVDARWNLGEFLMVAALVFVILSFVPSMQVQGMVLYAFWIIIIAVVLDCFLLRRSLRGRLTAKFGEPARGDLWYGVTRGLQLRRLRLPKPLVKRGEYPA
- the recO gene encoding DNA repair protein RecO, which codes for MSSSFASRTYRAEGVVLRTYKLGEADRIIVFLTRDHGQVRAVAKGVRRTSSKFGSRLEPYMTVDLQLVAGRSLDVVTQAQTKGAYGHGIAADYGRYTAAAAIAETAERLTDADGESSGAQYNLIVGALSALSRGLHAPELILDSYLLRALATAGWAPSFTDCARCGTPGPHSAFSAPLGGGVCPDCRPPGAASPSAESMELLAALLSGNWETADASGPQSRREAAGLVASYLQWHLERVVKSLKLVERQ
- a CDS encoding quinone-dependent dihydroorotate dehydrogenase encodes the protein MRIYPAFFRLVFSRMDAERAHQIGFRLIRAAERTPAGLVLRQLTKPHPGLQTSAFGITFPSPFGLAAGFDKEGHGITALTSLGFGHVEVGTITGQAQPGNPTPRLFRLVADRAVINRMGFNNDGAAAVAPRLKVARARLERRYVANRPIIGVNIGKTKAVNLGDAVADYLVSARELAPTADYLVVNVSSPNTPGLRLLQNVESLRPLLTAVRQTANDSAGRPVPLLVKIAPDLEDQDIDDVAALAVDLGLDGVIATNTTITRSGLASDNALVMKCGVGGLSGAPLKQRSLEVLRRLRAAAGDELAIVSVGGVETAEDVLERLDAGATLVQGYTGFLYEGPFWARQINRRLEELLTARH
- a CDS encoding iron-sulfur cluster assembly accessory protein, which codes for MSTSTSETTTGTTEAELAAHEVMLSDVAADKVRSLLEQEGRTDLRLRVAVQPGGCSGLIYQLYFDERTLDGDAVREFDGVEVIVDRMSVPYLAGASIDFEDTISKQGFTIDNPNAGGSCACGDSFH
- a CDS encoding isoprenyl transferase; protein product: MKSGPTANQDWRTTSPTRPWPHPSGETAPAIPAQFVPKHVAIVMDGNGRWANQRGLPRTEGHRAGEAALLDVMAGAIEIGVKHVSVYAFSTENWKRSPDEVRFLMGFSRDVLRRQRDQLDAWGVRIRWSGRRPRLWQSVVKELEVAEQQTLGNTTCTLTMCVNYGGRAEIADAARAIAEQVQAGKLRASAVSEKTIQKYLDEPDLPDVDLFLRTSGEQRFSNFMLWQSAYAEMVFMDVLWPDVDRRVLWRAIGEYAGRDRRFGGAVDQSAAAPG
- a CDS encoding alpha/beta hydrolase; translated protein: MGLIWKPDYLGDGFTCADLPLGTDDEGPCVATLVSYTPPTPENPMATHPPAGNRFHPRVWWSHLLDRLPQRPERGSTNEPASEEPPVTAVLYLHGWSDYFLHRGLAEFYAARGVAFYALDLHKYGRSLRDGQTPGYVGDLADYDDDLDAALRAMASHIRERQGAEVPVHVHLMAHSTGALIASLWVHRNPGRIASLILNSPWLDVQGSAIFRGATQGLLDPITRFKPKARLKLPEIGFYWRSISNTGDGDWDINPLWRPEFGFSIRAGWVAAVLAGHAQVRRGLDIDVPVLVLASTRSSVSPVWSEAMLTSDSVLDVTLMTQRALQLGPNVTVCRYEGALHDVLLSKEPVRREVYLTLDGWLRCQELVGRG
- a CDS encoding dipeptidase → MTDEQHASPHDFSAQALRAAVATGFEEVVTDLIDLVAIPGIAWEAFDPAELDRSAEAVAGLIRAAGVSDVQILRVTTDGVQGGPAVVARRPAAPGKPTVLLYAHHDVQPPGDRALWESEPFTAVERGGRLYGRGAADDKAGIMAHLGALRALDEVLGEDFGVGVTLFIEGEEEAGSPTFRTFLDTHRDLLQADVIVVADSSNWKVGVPALTTSLRGLVDGTVEVQVLEHAVHSGMFGGPVLDAPTLLARLIATFHDEAGDVVIAGLAGGDHATVDYPEVDYRADASVLDGVRLAGTGSIASRLWTKPALSIIGLDAPSVALSFNTLLPRARAKFSLRLAPGQDPASAMAAVKDHVVRHAPFGATVTFTEGETGSAFASDTAAPAAQTALWALQEAWGVPAVEAGMGGSIPFIADLTEVYPTAQILITGVEDPDSRAHSANESLHLAEFQKAVLAEALMLSRINAEGL